One part of the Streptomyces lienomycini genome encodes these proteins:
- a CDS encoding ATP-dependent DNA helicase encodes MTKPSLPELLHAAVTAVGGTERPGQVAMAEAVEEAIDGGSHLLVQAGTGTGKSLGYLVPALAQGERVVVATATLALQRQLVERDLPRTVDALHPQLRRRPEFAMLKGRSNYLCLHRLHEGVPQDEEEGLFDQFEAAAPTSRLGQDLLRMRDWADETETGDRDDLTPGVSDRAWSQVSVSSRECLGASKCAYGAECFAEMARERAKLSEVVVTNHALLAIDAIEGAPVLPQHEVLIVDEAHELVSRVTGVATGELTPGQVNRAVRRAAKLANEKAADQLQTAAEGFERLMELALPGRLEEIPEDLGYALMALRDACRTVISAIGSTRDKSVQDEDAVRKQALASVESVHDVAERITNGSEWDVVWYERHDRFGASLRVAPMSVAGLLREKLFTDRSVVLTSATLKLGGDFNGVGASLGLAPEGTEGDDVPQWKGVDVGSPFDYRRQGILYVAKHLARPARDGDRGDMLDELTELIQAAGGRTLGLFSSMRAAQLAAEELRSRIPEYPILLQGEETLGELIKNFAAAPRTCLFGTLSLWQGVDVPGPSCQLVVMDKIPFPRPDDPLMSARQKAVEEAGGNGFMAVAATHAALLMAQGAGRLVRASGDRGVVAVLDQRLATARYGSYLKASLPDFWFTTDRNQVRKSLAAIDAKARQAEGTGQPGAAGQTGAAERTEGD; translated from the coding sequence ATGACGAAGCCCTCACTCCCCGAACTCCTGCACGCCGCCGTCACCGCCGTCGGCGGCACGGAGCGTCCCGGCCAGGTGGCCATGGCCGAAGCCGTCGAGGAAGCCATCGACGGCGGCTCCCACCTGCTCGTCCAGGCCGGTACCGGCACCGGAAAGTCGCTCGGTTACCTGGTGCCCGCGCTCGCGCAGGGAGAGAGGGTCGTCGTGGCCACGGCGACCCTGGCCCTGCAGCGCCAGCTGGTCGAGCGCGACCTGCCCCGTACGGTCGACGCGCTCCATCCGCAGCTGCGCCGCCGCCCGGAGTTCGCGATGCTCAAGGGCAGATCGAACTACCTGTGCCTGCACCGGCTGCACGAGGGCGTCCCGCAGGACGAGGAGGAGGGCCTCTTCGACCAGTTCGAGGCCGCCGCCCCCACCAGCAGGCTCGGCCAGGACCTGCTGCGGATGCGCGACTGGGCGGACGAGACCGAGACCGGCGACCGCGACGACCTCACGCCCGGAGTCTCCGACCGCGCCTGGTCGCAGGTGTCCGTGTCCTCCCGGGAGTGCCTGGGCGCCTCCAAGTGCGCCTACGGCGCCGAGTGCTTCGCCGAGATGGCCCGTGAGCGCGCCAAGCTCTCCGAGGTCGTCGTCACCAACCACGCGCTGCTCGCGATCGACGCCATCGAGGGCGCCCCCGTCCTGCCGCAGCACGAGGTGCTGATCGTCGACGAGGCGCACGAGCTGGTCTCCCGGGTCACCGGGGTCGCCACCGGCGAGCTGACCCCCGGCCAGGTCAACCGCGCCGTGCGCCGCGCCGCGAAGCTGGCCAACGAGAAGGCCGCCGACCAGCTCCAGACCGCCGCCGAGGGCTTCGAGCGGCTGATGGAGCTGGCGCTGCCCGGCCGCCTCGAGGAGATCCCGGAGGACCTCGGCTACGCCCTGATGGCGCTGCGGGACGCCTGCCGCACGGTCATCTCGGCCATCGGCAGCACCCGCGACAAGTCCGTGCAGGACGAGGACGCGGTCCGCAAGCAGGCGCTGGCCTCCGTGGAGTCCGTGCACGACGTGGCGGAGCGGATCACGAACGGCTCCGAGTGGGACGTCGTCTGGTACGAGCGGCACGACCGGTTCGGTGCCTCCCTGCGGGTCGCGCCCATGTCCGTCGCCGGCCTGCTGCGCGAGAAGCTCTTCACCGACCGCTCGGTGGTCCTGACCTCGGCGACGCTGAAACTGGGCGGCGACTTCAACGGCGTCGGAGCGTCGCTGGGCCTGGCCCCCGAGGGCACCGAGGGCGACGACGTGCCCCAGTGGAAGGGCGTCGACGTGGGCTCCCCCTTCGACTACCGCAGGCAGGGCATCCTCTACGTCGCCAAGCACCTGGCCCGCCCCGCCCGGGACGGCGACCGCGGCGACATGCTCGACGAGCTCACCGAGCTGATCCAGGCGGCGGGCGGCCGCACGCTGGGTCTGTTCTCGTCGATGCGCGCGGCCCAGCTGGCCGCCGAGGAGCTGCGCTCCCGCATCCCGGAGTACCCGATCCTCCTCCAGGGCGAGGAGACCCTCGGCGAGCTGATCAAGAACTTCGCCGCCGCCCCGCGGACCTGCCTCTTCGGCACCCTGTCGCTGTGGCAGGGCGTCGACGTTCCCGGGCCGAGCTGTCAGCTGGTCGTCATGGACAAGATCCCGTTCCCGCGTCCGGACGACCCGCTGATGAGCGCCCGCCAGAAGGCGGTGGAGGAGGCCGGGGGCAACGGCTTCATGGCGGTCGCCGCCACCCACGCCGCGCTGCTGATGGCGCAGGGCGCGGGCCGGCTCGTCCGGGCGTCCGGGGACCGAGGAGTGGTCGCCGTGCTGGACCAGCGGCTGGCGACGGCCCGGTACGGGAGTTACCTGAAGGCGTCCCTGCCCGACTTCTGGTTCACCACGGACCGCAACCAGGTCCGCAAGTCCCTCGCAGCGATCGACGCGAAGGCACGGCAGGCGGAGGGCACCGGGCAGCCCGGGGCCGCGGGGCAGACCGGGGCCGCCGAGCGGACGGAGGGCGACTGA
- the lexA gene encoding transcriptional repressor LexA codes for MTTTADSAAITAQDRPQGRPEPVHAMSDAANPEGHKRSLPGRPPGIRADSSGLTDRQRRVIEVIRDSVQRRGYPPSMREIGQAVGLSSTSSVAHQLMALERKGFLRRDPHRPRAYEVRGSDQAASVQPTDTAGKPAASYVPLVGRIAAGGPILAEESVEDVFPLPRQLVGDGELFVLKVVGDSMIEAAICDGDWVTVRRQPVAENGDIVAAMLDGEATVKRFKREDGHVWLLPHNAAYEPIPGDDATILGKVVAVLRRV; via the coding sequence GTGACCACCACCGCCGACAGTGCCGCCATCACTGCCCAGGACCGCCCCCAGGGCCGACCTGAGCCGGTGCACGCGATGAGCGACGCCGCGAATCCCGAGGGGCACAAGCGCTCCCTCCCGGGGCGACCTCCCGGCATCCGGGCGGACAGCTCGGGGCTCACCGACCGCCAGCGCCGGGTGATCGAGGTCATCCGCGACTCCGTGCAGCGGCGCGGATACCCGCCGTCGATGCGCGAGATCGGTCAGGCCGTCGGCCTTTCCAGTACCTCCTCCGTCGCACACCAGTTGATGGCGCTGGAGCGCAAGGGCTTCCTGCGCCGGGACCCGCACCGTCCCCGCGCCTACGAGGTGCGCGGCTCCGACCAGGCCGCCTCGGTGCAGCCCACGGACACCGCCGGAAAGCCGGCCGCGTCGTACGTCCCGCTCGTCGGGCGCATCGCCGCCGGTGGGCCGATCCTCGCCGAGGAGTCCGTCGAGGACGTCTTCCCGCTCCCCCGGCAGTTGGTCGGCGACGGCGAGCTGTTCGTGCTGAAGGTCGTCGGCGACTCGATGATCGAGGCCGCGATCTGCGACGGCGACTGGGTCACGGTCCGCCGCCAGCCGGTCGCCGAGAACGGCGACATCGTGGCCGCCATGCTCGACGGCGAGGCCACCGTCAAGCGTTTCAAGCGCGAGGACGGCCACGTCTGGCTCCTCCCGCACAACGCGGCGTACGAGCCGATCCCCGGTGACGACGCGACGATCCTCGGCAAGGTGGTGGCCGTACTGCGTCGCGTCTGA
- the nrdR gene encoding transcriptional regulator NrdR: MHCPFCRHPDSRVVDSRTTDDGTSIRRRRQCPDCSRRFTTVETCSLMVVKRSGVTEPFSRTKVINGVRKACQGRPVTEDALAQLGQRVEEAVRATGSAELTTHDVGLAILGPLQELDLVAYLRFASVYRAFGSLEDFEAAIAELRETTGRPGPGEDAGAGSQKNDRGSTGAGQVPEPAGAAD, from the coding sequence ATGCACTGCCCCTTCTGCAGGCACCCCGACAGCCGCGTCGTCGACAGCCGTACGACCGACGACGGCACGTCGATCCGCAGGCGCCGCCAGTGTCCCGACTGCTCCCGGCGGTTCACCACCGTGGAGACGTGCTCGCTCATGGTGGTGAAGCGGTCCGGGGTCACCGAACCCTTCAGCCGCACCAAGGTCATCAACGGTGTGCGCAAGGCCTGCCAGGGCCGACCCGTCACCGAGGACGCGCTGGCCCAGCTCGGCCAGCGGGTCGAGGAGGCGGTGCGGGCGACCGGAAGCGCCGAGCTGACCACCCACGACGTGGGGCTGGCCATCCTCGGCCCGTTGCAGGAACTCGACCTCGTCGCCTATCTGCGATTCGCCTCCGTCTACCGGGCATTCGGCTCGCTCGAGGACTTCGAGGCCGCGATCGCGGAACTGAGGGAGACGACGGGGCGCCCCGGCCCGGGCGAGGACGCCGGCGCGGGGAGCCAGAAGAACGACCGCGGGTCGACGGGGGCAGGACAGGTCCCCGAGCCCGCAGGCGCCGCCGACTGA
- a CDS encoding vitamin B12-dependent ribonucleotide reductase — protein sequence MTETASGPARSSRAKATKAGKGLRVERVHTTPGVHPYDEVAWERRDVVMTNWRDGSVNFEQRGVEFPEFWSVNAVNIVTSKYFRGAVGTPQREVSLKQLIDRIVKTYRKAGEDNKYFASPADAEIFEHELAYALLHQIFSFNSPVWFNVGTPQPQQVSACFILSVDDSMESILDWYKEEGMIFKGGSGAGLNLSRIRSSKELLSSGGNASGPVSFMRGADASAGTIKSGGATRRAAKMVILDVDHPDIEDFIQTKVSEEEKIRALRDAGFDMDLGGDDITSVQYQNANNSVRVNDTFMKAVQDGGKFGLTSRMTGEVIEEVDAKALFRKMAEAAWACADPGIQYDDTINAWHTCPESGRINGSNPCSEYMHLDNTSCNLASLNLMKFLKDDGKGKQSFDAERFSKVVELVITAMDISICFADFPTQKIGENTRAFRQLGIGYANLGALLMATGHAYDSDGGRALAGAITSLMTGTSYRRSAELAAIVGPYDGYARNAQPHLRVMKQHSDENAKAVRMDDLDTPIWAAATEAWQDVLRLGEKNGFRNSQASVIAPTGTIGLAMSCDTTGLEPDLALVKFKKLVGGGSMQIVNGTVPQALRRLGYQEEQIEAIVAHIAENGNVVDAPGLAHEHYEVFDCAMGERSISAMGHVRMMAAIQPWISGALSKTVNLPESATVEDVEEVYFEAWKMGVKALAIYRDNCKVGQPLSAKTKEKPATDAVAKQAEDTIRQTVEKVVEYRPVRKRLPKGRPGITTSFTVGGAEGYMTANSYPDDGLGEVFLKMSKQGSTLAGMMDAFSIAVSVGLQYGVPLETYVSKFTNMRFEPAGMTDDPDVRMAQSIVDYIFRRLALDFLPFETRSALGIHSAEERQRHLETGSYEPSDDEMDVEGLAQSAPLAQELKAVVTPKAEVEAAKPAPQQAHTSAELVEMQLGIQADAPLCFSCGTKMQRAGSCYICEGCGSTSGCS from the coding sequence ATGACAGAGACGGCGAGCGGTCCGGCACGGAGTTCCCGCGCCAAGGCCACCAAGGCGGGCAAGGGACTCCGCGTCGAGCGCGTCCACACCACTCCCGGCGTCCACCCCTACGACGAGGTGGCCTGGGAGCGTCGTGACGTCGTCATGACCAACTGGCGCGACGGCTCGGTCAATTTCGAGCAGCGTGGCGTCGAGTTCCCCGAGTTCTGGTCGGTGAACGCGGTCAACATCGTCACCAGCAAGTACTTCCGGGGCGCCGTGGGCACCCCGCAGCGCGAGGTGAGCCTGAAGCAGCTCATCGACCGCATCGTGAAGACGTACCGGAAGGCGGGCGAGGACAACAAGTACTTCGCCTCGCCCGCCGACGCCGAGATCTTCGAGCACGAGCTGGCCTACGCCCTCCTGCACCAGATCTTCAGCTTCAACAGCCCGGTGTGGTTCAACGTCGGTACGCCCCAGCCGCAGCAGGTCTCCGCCTGCTTCATCCTGTCCGTCGACGACTCCATGGAGTCGATCCTCGACTGGTACAAGGAAGAGGGCATGATCTTCAAGGGCGGCTCCGGCGCCGGCCTGAACCTCTCCCGGATCCGCTCCTCCAAGGAACTGCTCTCCTCCGGCGGCAACGCCTCCGGCCCGGTCTCCTTCATGCGCGGCGCCGACGCCTCCGCCGGCACGATCAAGTCCGGTGGCGCCACCCGCCGCGCCGCCAAGATGGTCATCCTCGACGTCGACCACCCCGACATCGAGGACTTCATCCAGACCAAGGTCTCGGAGGAGGAGAAGATCCGCGCCCTGCGCGACGCGGGCTTCGACATGGACCTGGGCGGCGACGACATCACGTCCGTCCAGTACCAGAACGCCAACAACTCGGTCCGCGTGAACGACACGTTCATGAAGGCCGTACAGGACGGCGGCAAGTTCGGCCTCACGTCCCGGATGACCGGCGAGGTCATCGAGGAGGTCGACGCCAAGGCGCTCTTCCGCAAGATGGCCGAGGCCGCGTGGGCGTGTGCCGACCCGGGCATCCAGTACGACGACACCATCAACGCCTGGCACACCTGCCCGGAGTCCGGCCGCATCAACGGCTCGAACCCGTGCAGCGAGTACATGCACCTGGACAACACGTCCTGCAACCTCGCCTCGCTGAACCTGATGAAGTTCCTCAAGGACGACGGCAAGGGCAAGCAGTCCTTCGACGCCGAGCGCTTCTCGAAGGTCGTCGAGCTGGTCATCACCGCGATGGACATCTCGATCTGCTTCGCGGACTTCCCGACCCAGAAGATCGGCGAGAACACCCGCGCCTTCCGCCAGCTGGGCATCGGCTACGCCAACCTCGGCGCCCTGCTCATGGCGACCGGCCACGCCTACGACTCGGACGGCGGCCGCGCCCTGGCCGGTGCCATCACCTCCCTGATGACCGGCACCTCCTACCGGCGCTCCGCCGAGCTCGCCGCGATCGTCGGCCCGTACGACGGCTACGCCCGCAACGCGCAGCCGCACCTGCGGGTCATGAAGCAGCACTCCGACGAGAACGCCAAGGCCGTCCGCATGGACGACCTCGACACGCCGATCTGGGCCGCCGCCACCGAGGCCTGGCAGGACGTGCTCCGCCTCGGCGAGAAGAACGGCTTCCGCAACTCCCAGGCGTCCGTCATCGCCCCGACCGGCACCATCGGTCTGGCGATGTCCTGCGACACCACCGGCCTCGAGCCCGACCTCGCCCTGGTCAAGTTCAAGAAGCTGGTCGGCGGCGGCTCGATGCAGATCGTCAACGGCACCGTCCCGCAGGCCCTGCGCCGCCTGGGCTACCAGGAGGAGCAGATCGAGGCGATCGTCGCCCACATCGCCGAGAACGGCAACGTGGTCGACGCCCCCGGTCTCGCGCACGAGCACTACGAGGTGTTCGACTGCGCGATGGGCGAGCGCTCCATCTCCGCGATGGGCCACGTCCGCATGATGGCCGCCATCCAGCCGTGGATCTCCGGCGCGCTCTCCAAGACGGTCAACCTGCCGGAGTCGGCGACCGTCGAGGACGTCGAGGAGGTCTACTTCGAGGCCTGGAAGATGGGCGTCAAGGCGCTCGCCATCTACCGCGACAACTGCAAGGTCGGCCAGCCCCTCTCCGCCAAGACCAAGGAGAAGCCCGCGACCGACGCCGTCGCGAAGCAGGCCGAGGACACCATCCGCCAGACGGTCGAGAAGGTCGTCGAGTACCGCCCGGTGCGCAAGCGCCTCCCGAAGGGTCGGCCCGGCATCACCACCTCCTTCACGGTCGGCGGCGCCGAGGGCTACATGACCGCCAACTCCTACCCGGACGACGGTCTCGGCGAGGTCTTCCTCAAGATGTCCAAGCAGGGTTCGACCCTCGCGGGCATGATGGACGCCTTCTCCATCGCGGTCTCCGTCGGCCTCCAGTACGGCGTGCCGCTGGAGACCTACGTCTCGAAGTTCACCAACATGCGCTTCGAGCCGGCCGGCATGACGGACGACCCGGACGTGCGGATGGCGCAGTCGATCGTCGACTACATCTTCCGCCGCCTGGCGCTGGACTTCCTGCCCTTCGAGACGCGCTCCGCGCTCGGCATCCACTCCGCCGAGGAGCGCCAGCGCCACCTGGAGACGGGTTCGTACGAGCCGTCCGACGACGAGATGGACGTCGAGGGCCTGGCCCAGTCGGCGCCGCTCGCCCAGGAGCTGAAGGCCGTCGTCACGCCGAAGGCCGAGGTCGAGGCTGCCAAGCCCGCCCCGCAGCAGGCGCACACCAGCGCCGAACTGGTGGAGATGCAGCTGGGTATCCAGGCCGACGCCCCGCTGTGCTTCTCCTGCGGCACGAAGATGCAGCGCGCCGGTTCCTGCTACATCTGCGAGGGCTGCGGCTCGACCAGCGGTTGCAGCTGA
- a CDS encoding TerD family protein, translated as MNGLSKGMRKVEVALRWDPSPAGQPPADLDLVAGTYPAEDPCGSPSYVVHFDSRSPDGTIYLNRDSKDGKGFGFDEVMTLELERLDARYARVVVGVAIQQRTEDRTFGDVTNPGLRIREGYTDLASEDFAGVLGATAATVAEFVRDETGAWEFRAGVHGFAGDPATFTRVMGAERRS; from the coding sequence GTGAACGGCCTCAGCAAGGGAATGCGCAAGGTCGAGGTCGCACTGCGTTGGGACCCGAGTCCGGCGGGGCAGCCACCCGCCGACCTGGACCTGGTCGCCGGAACCTATCCGGCGGAGGATCCCTGCGGCAGTCCCTCGTACGTGGTGCACTTCGACAGCCGCTCGCCGGACGGCACCATCTATCTCAACCGGGACAGCAAGGACGGCAAGGGCTTCGGCTTCGACGAGGTCATGACGCTGGAGCTGGAGCGGCTCGACGCCCGCTACGCGCGCGTGGTGGTCGGCGTCGCCATACAGCAGCGCACGGAGGACCGGACGTTCGGCGACGTGACCAACCCGGGCCTGCGCATCCGGGAGGGCTACACGGACCTGGCCTCCGAGGACTTCGCGGGCGTCCTGGGCGCCACCGCGGCGACGGTCGCGGAGTTCGTCCGGGACGAGACGGGAGCCTGGGAGTTCCGGGCCGGCGTCCACGGCTTCGCGGGGGATCCCGCGACGTTCACCCGCGTGATGGGCGCGGAGCGTCGGTCCTGA